One part of the Solea solea chromosome 16, fSolSol10.1, whole genome shotgun sequence genome encodes these proteins:
- the LOC131475553 gene encoding myeloid-associated differentiation marker homolog — MVTLDFTACAAPVGIVRICEVILTCISFSLVASVGHISQSFWAWCMFTWCFCFCVTIIILLLEFTSLSQKLPISWDDFTTAFAMLATLMVLSASIIYPIFYTCSICGRSIGASVISCVAFLLYATEVGLTRAKPGDTSGFLATVPGLLKVLEAFVACIIFICLNYSHFSRFPGLQWCVAVYSICFIFAILIIIFTICRLLTLFPAPFDKVLLFCNVLAVLMYITAVVIWPFYSLRNNPRPSYCANFLCPWDNLVVITFMTCFNLVAYIVDTVYSFRLTFFIRT; from the exons ATGGTTACGCTGGACTTCACGGCATGTGCGGCACCCGTAGGCATTGTGCGGATATGCGAGGTGATCCTCACCTGTATCTCCTTCAGCTTGGTGGCATCGGTGGGCCATATATCTCAGTCCTTCTGGGCGTGGTGCATGTTCACATGGTGCTTCTGCTTCTGTGTCACCATCATCATACTCTTACTGGAATTCACCAGTCTCAGCCAAAAGTTGCCGATCTCCTGGGATGACTTCACTACAGCATTTGCCATGTTAGCCACTctaatg GTGCTGTCAGCATCCATTATCTATCCCATCTTCTACACTTGCTCTATCTGTGGCAGATCGATCGGTGCCTCTGTCATTTCCTGTGTAGCCTTCCTCCTGTACGCCACTGAGGTCGGACTGACTCGAGCCAAACCTGGTGACACTAGTGGGTTTCTGGCCACAGTCCCGGGTCTCCTCAAGGTTCTGGAGGCATTCGTGGCCTGCATCATCTTCATCTGCTTGAACTACTCCCACTTCTCGAGGTTTCCTGGACTCCAGTGGTGTGTGGCTGTCTACTccatctgcttcatttttgcCATACTTATCATCATTTTTACCATTTGCCGTCTTTTGACTCTCTTCCCTGCACCGTTTGATAAAGTCCTGCTATTTTGCAATGTGTTGGCAGTGCTGATGTATATCACAGCTGTGGTCATCTGGCCATTTTACAGCTTGAGAAATAATCCCAGACCCAGCTACTGCGCAAACTTCTTGTGTCCATGGGATAATTTAGTTGTTATCACTTTCATGACCTGTTTCAACCTTGTTGCTTACATTGTGGATACCGTTTATTCCTTCAGGCTGACTTTTTTCATCAGAACATAG
- the LOC131475936 gene encoding lipopolysaccharide-induced tumor necrosis factor-alpha factor homolog, translating to MEKGHQSNESAPPYPGPPMNYGAPYPPQGYPSAPPAGYSPVASPPGYSHAPPPAGYSHAPPPAGYSPAAPPAGYSPAAPPPGSYQGASPYYGPVPAAPAQTVTHVIMRPALHDIPGQTLCPHCCQTVVTRTEHTPGLLTWAICGGLAFFGCFICCCIPFCIDSCQDVEHRCPSCNKTIYIYKRM from the exons ATGGAAAAAGGACACCAATCAAATGAATCGGCTCCACCCTACCCGGGACCACCAATGAACTACGGGGCACCTTATCCTCCACAAGGCTACCCGTCTGCACCTCCGGCTGGTTACTCACCTGTAGCATCTCCACCTGGTTACTCGCATGCACCACCTCCAGCTGGTTACTCGCATGCACCACCTCCTGCTGGTTACTCACCTGCAGCACCTCCAGCTGGTTACTCGCCTGCAGCACCTCCACCTGGTTCATACCAAGGAG cgtcACCTTATTATGGTCCAGTCCCAGCTGCACCTGCCCAAACAG TGACTCATGTGATAATGAGACCTGCACTACATGACATCCCAGGACAAACTCTATGTCCCCACTGCTGTCAGACTGTGGTCACCAGGACGGAGCACACGCCGGGCCTGTTGACCTGGGCCATTTGTGGTGGCCTCGCCTTCTTCGG TTGTTTTATTTGCTGCTGCATCCCGTTCTGCATTGACTCCTGCCAAGATGTAGAGCATCGTTGTCCATCTTGCAACAAAACCATCTACATATACAAGCGGATGTGA
- the LOC131475625 gene encoding myeloid-associated differentiation marker-like, with the protein MIQVDLRAVTQPVGIMRIMATILTCVCFILVAIAGQNPSSYWVWCMFTWCFCFFFTLLILILEFTTLSAKLPFAWDDFTTAFAMLAGLLCLTTSIIYPIFFTCHVCHHQIAASVVSWLCFGLYASQVVLTRLRPSGQISGFLSTLPGIMKMLETFLACLIFTSLEINHYTGSPGLQWCVAVYSLCFIFSIAIILLTTGQLISFFPIPFDKVVVVYNILAAVMYTTAMVIWPLYSFRGNQRPNNCGRFCSWDKLVVITFMTIFNFIVYTLDAVYSLRIVFFISNQ; encoded by the coding sequence ATGATTCAAGTGGATTTGAGGGCAGTCACCCAGCCGGTAGGCATCATGCGAATAATGGCAACCATCcttacttgtgtgtgtttcatactGGTGGCAATAGCGGGACAAAACCCATCGTCCTACTGGGTGTGGTGCATGTTCACCTGGTgcttctgtttcttcttcacCCTTCTCATTCTCATTCTGGAGTTCACCACGCTTAGTGCCAAGTTACCTTTCGCCTGGGATGACTTCACCACCGCCTTTGCAATGCTGGCTGGCCTCCTGTGCTTGACCACCTCCATCATCTACCCCATTTTTTTCACCTGCCACGTCTGTCACCACCAGATTGCTGCATCGGTGGTTTCCTGGCTCTGTTTTGGATTGTATGCAAGTCAGGTGGTTCTGACACGTCTTCGTCCAAGTGGACAGATCAGCGGATTTCTCTCTACATTGCCCGGCATAATGAAGATGCTGGAGACCTTCCTCGCTTGCCTCATCTTCACATCCTTGGAGATAAACCATTACACTGGCTCACCAGGACTACAATGGTGCGTGGCTGTGTACTCCCTGTGTTTCATCTTCTCCATAGCCATAATTCTGCTCACCACTGGACAGctgatctctttttttccaaTCCCATTTGACAAGGTTGTCGTGGTCTATAATATTTTGGCAGCAGTGATGTATACGACAGCTATGGTGATCTGGCCACTGTACAGTTTCCGCGGCAATCAGAGACCCAATAACTGTGGCCGATTCTGTTCCTGGGATAAACTGGTGGTGATCACCTTCATGACAATCTTTAACTTTATTGTCTACACCCTGGACGCTGTCTACTCGCTGCGTATTGTGTTCTTTATTAGTAACCAGTAA
- the LOC131475937 gene encoding LITAF domain-containing protein-like, with the protein MEKGDAPHDSAPPYPGPPMNYGMTAPPPVAYQGVPAASVTPVTHMVVTPALQGIPGQTVCPHCSQTVVTTTEHTVGLMTWAICGGLTILGCFLCCCIPFCVDSCKDVEHSCPSCQKVIYVYKRL; encoded by the exons ATGGAAAAAGGTGACGCACCACATGACTCAGCTCCCCCATATCCTGGACCGCCAATGAACTATGGGATGACTGCACCTCCACCTGTTGCATACCAAGGAG TCCCAGCTGCATCTGTCACACCAG TGACTCATATGGTAGTTACCCCTGCACTACAAGGTATCCCAGGACAAACTGTGTGTCCCCACTGCAGTCAGACTGTAGTTACTACGACGGAGCACACCGTAGGCCTGATGACCTGGGCCATTTGTGGTGGCCTCACCATTTTGGG GTGTTTTCTGTGCTGCTGCATCCCGTTCTGCGTTGATTCCTGTAAAGATGTGGAGCACAGCTGTCCATCTTGTCAAAAGGTCATCTACGTCTACAAGCGGTTATGA